CTGGTGCTGGCTCTGGTGGCTGGCTGGCCGCTGGTGCGCACCGTCTGGTTCAGCTTCACCGACGCATCGCTGACCAATCTCGACGGTGCGCAGTTCGTCGGCCTAAAGAACTACCTTACCTGGATCACGCTGAGCAGCGGTCGCACCATCTATCGCGGCCTGCTCGCCGATCCCGCCTGGTGGGGCGCGGTTCTCAACACGCTGAAATTCACCATTCTCTCGGTCAGCTTCGAAACCGTGCTCGGCCTCATCGTCGCGCTGGTGCTGAATGCCGAATTTAAAGGGCGCGGCTTCGTGCGCGCCGCCATCCTTGTGCCATGGGCCATTCCCACTATCGTCTCGGCGCAGATGTGGGCGTGGATGCTGAACGACCAGTTCGGTATCTTGAACGATCTTTTCCTCAATCTCGGACTGATCTCCAACAAGATCGCCTGGACCGCCAATCCGGATACCGCCATGGTCGCCGTCCTGATTGTGGATATCTGGAAGACGACGCCGTTCATGGCGCTGCTCATTCTCGCCGGCCTGCAGATGGTGCCGAAGGACATGTATGAGGCGGCCAAGGTGGACGGCATCCACCCCGTCAAGGTGTTCTTTCGCGTCACCCTGCCGATGATCCGTCCCGCACTGATGGTCGCTGTCATCTTCCGGATGCTGGATGCGATGCGCGTTTTCGATCTCATCTACATCCTGACGCCGAACAATGCACAGACCCGCACTATGTCGGTGCTGGCGCGCGAGAACCTGTTCGATTTCGACAAGTTTGCTTACGGCGCGGCGGCCTCGACCATGCTGTTCCTCATCATCGCTTCGATCACGGTCATCTACATGTGGCTTGGGCGCGTCAATACCGATGGAGGCGCACGATGACTCTGCCAGGCATCCTGA
This is a stretch of genomic DNA from Agrobacterium fabrum str. C58. It encodes these proteins:
- a CDS encoding carbohydrate ABC transporter permease — protein: MNDIALQRPVAAASTGSDLQSERLKSAWLFLAPTFLVLALVAGWPLVRTVWFSFTDASLTNLDGAQFVGLKNYLTWITLSSGRTIYRGLLADPAWWGAVLNTLKFTILSVSFETVLGLIVALVLNAEFKGRGFVRAAILVPWAIPTIVSAQMWAWMLNDQFGILNDLFLNLGLISNKIAWTANPDTAMVAVLIVDIWKTTPFMALLILAGLQMVPKDMYEAAKVDGIHPVKVFFRVTLPMIRPALMVAVIFRMLDAMRVFDLIYILTPNNAQTRTMSVLARENLFDFDKFAYGAAASTMLFLIIASITVIYMWLGRVNTDGGAR